One genomic segment of Musa acuminata AAA Group cultivar baxijiao chromosome BXJ3-3, Cavendish_Baxijiao_AAA, whole genome shotgun sequence includes these proteins:
- the LOC103977824 gene encoding protein LURP-one-related 6, protein MGGSSNVMPVISKIYCSSSPTTLMVRKRPHVINGGGFVVMNASHGAVFVVEGCGILGVKGELALKDGDGGLILSISKRGGIAQALSTRRRWSGYLTDFEGRKKSVFSLTDPKCPMSNAIRIRLESSGRSGGWDFQVHGSFVDRTCTIEDYSGDIVAQLGATDMVGGKELYQVTVQAGYDQAFIVGVLAVLDNIHGESTRC, encoded by the exons ATGGGTGGGTCGAGCAACGTGATGCCCGTCATTAGCAAGATCTACTGCTCCTCCTCGCCCACGACGCTGATGGTGAGGAAGAGGCCTCACGTCATCAATGGAGGTGGCTTTGTGGTGATGAACGCCAGCCATGGTGCGGTTTTCGTGGTGGAAGGTTGCGGAATCCTCGGAGTCAAGGGGGAGTTGGCGTTGAAGGACGGTGACGGAGGGCTGATACTCTCCATCAGCAAAAGG GGAGGAATCGCCCAAGCTCTGAGCACCCGCCGCAGATGGAGCGGGTACTTGACGGACTTCGAGGGAAGGAAGAAGTCGGTGTTCAGCTTGACCGATCCCAAGTGCCCGATGAGCAACGCCATCAGGATCCGTCTTGAATCCAGCGGACGCAGCGGAGGCTGGGACTTCCAAGTTCACGGGTCCTTCGTCGACAGGACATGCACCATCGAGGATTACAGCGGAGACATCGTTGCGCAG CTCGGAGCGACGGACATGGTCGGCGGCAAGGAGTTGTACCAGGTGACGGTGCAGGCGGGCTACGACCAAGCGTTCATCGTTGGGGTGCTTGCCGTCCTCGACAACATCCACGGGGAATCCACTCGgtgctga
- the LOC135632305 gene encoding zinc finger AN1 domain-containing stress-associated protein 12-like — protein MGRGTEAFPDIGEHCQHEDCNQLDFLPFTCHGCKKVFCLEHRSYAAHVCPKADHNSRFVVVCEACSMSMEKRAGEEEKAALERHEKSGSCDPSKKKKPRCPVKRCKEVLTFSNNSICKVCKQSVCLKHRFPSDHACKPPLRLPTRSGMDCGDWKGNVSTRSSVKAC, from the exons ATGGGGCGAGGAACGGAGGCGTTTCCTGATATCGGAGAGCACTGCCAACACGAAGACTGCAATCAGCTCGATTTCCTGCCCTTCACCTGCCATGGCTGTAAAAAG GTCTTCTGCTTGGAGCACCGGAGCTACGCAGCTCACGTCTGCCCAAAGGCGGACCACAACAGCCGATTCGTGGTGGTGTGCGAGGCCTGCTCAATGTCCATGGAGAAGCGGGCGGGCGAGGAGGAGAAGGCCGCACTGGAGCGGCACGAGAAGTCGGGGTCCTGCGACCcgagcaagaagaagaagcctAGGTGCCCCGTGAAACGCTGCAAAGAGGTTCTGACGTTCTCCAACAACAGCATTTGCAAGGTCTGCAAACAAAGCGTCTGCCTCAAGCACAGGTTCCCTTCCGACCACGCCTGCAAGCCGCCGCTTCGATTGCCAACCAGGAGCGGGATGGATTGCGGAGACTGGAAGGGCAACGTCTCGACGCGTTCATCCGTAAAAGCCTGCTGA
- the LOC135633084 gene encoding peroxidase 31-like yields MQKLVKMASHLLVVWLVALCFASPAAAKLSTTYYQKTCPEVEQIVLDVVTSKQITTPTTGAGALRLFFHDCFVGGCDASLLVSTNAFNRAERDADDNISLPGDAFDAVVRAKTALELQCPGVVSCADILAIATRDLVLMLGGPRYAVRLGRKDAFASTAASVAGHLPSPNMTMDQLISLFEKNKFTVQEMVALSGAHTVGFAHCSEFASRIYGFNGADRDAHDPALNPQFAQALQKACANYVEDPTIAAFNDVMTPGKFDNLYYQNLLRGLGLLASDTALAADPRTKSFVQLYAANQTAFFEDFSHAMEKLSVHGVKTGRKGEIRRRCDVFNNLST; encoded by the coding sequence ATGCAGAAGCTCGTTAAGATGGCGAGCCATCTCTTGGTGGTATGGCTCGTGGCCCTTTGCTTCGCCAGCCCAGCGGCCGCGAAGCTGAGCACCACCTACTACCAGAAGACGTGCCCCGAGGTGGAGCAGATCGTGTTGGACGTGGTGACCAGCAAGCAGATCACCACCCCCACCACCGGCGCCGGCGCGCTCCGCCTCTTCTTCCACGACTGCTTCGTCGGCGGCTGTGACGCTTCCTTGCTGGTCTCCACCAACGCCTTCAACCGCGCCGAGCGCGACGCCGACGACAACATCTCCCTCCCCGGGGACGCCTTCGACGCCGTGGTCCGCGCTAAAACCGCCCTCGAGCTGCAGTGCCCCGGCGTAGTCTCCTGCGCCGACATCCTCGCCATCGCCACCCGAGACCTCGTCCTCATGCTGGGCGGGCCCCGCTACGCTGTCCGCCTCGGCCGCAAGGACGCTTTCGCCTCCACCGCAGCTTCCGTCGCGGGCCACCTCCCCTCCCCCAACATGACCATGGACCAGCTCATCTCCCTCTTCGAAAAGAACAAGTTCACCGTCCAGGAGATGGTCGCCCTCAGCGGCGCCCACACCGTGGGCTTCGCCCACTGCAGCGAGTTCGCCTCGCGGATCTACGGCTTCAACGGCGCCGACCGGGACGCCCACGACCCGGCACTGAACCCCCAGTTCGCGCAGGCGCTGCAGAAGGCTTGCGCCAACTACGTCGAGGACCCGACCATCGCCGCATTCAACGACGTGATGACGCCGGGCAAGTTCGACAACCTGTACTACCAGAACCTGCTGCGTGGATTGGGGCTGCTGGCCTCCGACACCGCGCTGGCGGCGGACCCGCGGACCAAGTCCTTCGTGCAGCTCTACGCCGCCAACCAGACGGCCTTCTTCGAGGACTTCAGCCACGCCATGGAGAAGCTCAGCGTCCACGGGGTGAAGACCGGTCGCAAGGGGGAAATCCGGCGTCGCTGCGACGTTTTCAACAACCTCTCCACCTAA